The Mercenaria mercenaria strain notata chromosome 1, MADL_Memer_1, whole genome shotgun sequence nucleotide sequence GTTACAGTTTATTGTGCTCAATGctattgaaaataaatcaaattatctataaattaattaaactgaCACTGCCTGAACAATACATACAGACAAATTGCAACTGGAAAAAGCTCATTCAGTGGTAACTCAAATAATATGCACAATTACAGGATAACATGCAAAACAATCTAGATATTGTACAATGGGTCTTTGCGTTTACGAGTTCTTATAATTTGGTTCCATGTTATTAAGTTTCATGCAATAGAACTTTGGTGAACAGAACTAgtaaaagaatttgtttttgaCAAGCTAAGCTAATGGATAACtatcaaaatgtctttttttcagcGTCCCAGACTGCAGTAAGTACTAACGCAAACAGTATCAACGTGGCTTTTCATTCTTACTTGGGGAAGAATATCAACGACCTTGAAAGTAAACAAACTATTCCGTTTGACAAGCTGCTTTTAAACGAAGGCGATGgttatgaaaataatacaagaCACGAATTTACTTGTCCTGTGGATGGAATATACATGTTTCAATCTTCTGTATTTTCCAACTTTGGAGCTATTGAGACTGAAATAGTGAAAGATGGGGACCAGTTCGTTCGTATATATGCAGCTGCTAGTGGAGAATCCAACCTCCAACATGACCAAGGCTTTAATGCTGGAATTATACATTGCAACAAGGGCCAGAATGTCTGGGTGCAAGCCAGACAAGGAGCATCAATCATGCAGTATCAATATACGACGTTTTCTGGTTATCTGATGTGGGCAATAGAGGAAGGTAAGACCAAGAAGACGAATGTTATTCACGCTAAAAAATATAAGACGTGGCATTAATGGAAATATTAATTATTAGAATTATTAATTTGCTAATCATAATATCTTTTTCTTCTGCTACGAATCTGTTGGTATCAACCTTTTGTGTGGCTGCGtgctttatataattttgatcaATATCACTTATGCTGATATGCTATGTAAATAGAAATTTTCAACTTAATCTATTCAGTGATagttttgtaaacaaaactgttttgaagctgcatataaaataaattgttatcatctggaaattcaaaacataataatatttatgtatttgaATAGTCCATAAAACTTCCTACCATATTCGTGTACTGTATTTAGTGGAATTGTTTGTACCGCaactaaacattttttaatattaagagGGCAAAAGATCAATAAATATGACTCGtttaaaacaagattattttcttctgttttctGCGCTaattctattttcatttcttgttagACTTAATTGATTTTCGTCTTTGGTTTCAGCTTCCGCTATACCAGAGAAAGCAGGAAGAGCACATGATATGGACCCTACCCAAGTTGTGTTCCATTCCTATCTATCAACTGGTGTGGCTAGTATCGGTGAAAAACTAACTGTCCCATTTGACAAGGTCTCTGTAAACGAAGGAAGTGGATTTGACATTGGGTTTCATACATTCATTTGTCCTGTTAATGGCATTTATGTTTTTCAGTCAGCTATTATGGTCAACGCTAGTCAAATCGAAACTGATATTGTTAAGAACGAATCTTCATTCAGTAATATGTTCGCTGGCGTGGGTAATTACTTTGACCAGGGGTATAATTCAGGTATCGTAAATTGCAGCTTTAACGAAAGGGTATGGGTATGGGTTGGTAGTCCTACAGGTACATCCATAAATTATCACAATACAACCTTCTCCGGCTTTCTTCTTTGGGGAAACACAGGACAAAAGTAATACATAAATTAAAATGGAACAGAAGATTTTTTCTGCATATCAAACTTGTCGATCTTTTGACTCGGAACAGATAAAAAGATTCCATAGATCTGcacatttatttttagttttcaacTTTCCTTCACATTGACGTTAAACCGCCTCGGTGGTCTAATAATAGTGCGCCCGCTTCGAATGCGAGTTTCGTTGGTTCATTCCCtgtccgcgtcataccaaagatctGAAaaaggtactagtagcttcctcactcGGCGCTCAGCAATTTGATTTGAGGACAAATTCTAGGTCGACTGGTCAGCTGAGTGTCAATAGAAGGTGGGGCTATGTCTCATGTCTACGGCGAGATATTCTaatccagtgaggcagcactgttaagttgggcattgtgctcactgccaAGTAGACAGTCTTTTATCTGACTGAAAAGTTATGaaaaaagacgctaaacccgaacacaaactCACACTGTTTTATGTTCTATTGGTACTCCTCCAAGAATTTAAACCCGACATAGAACAATGTTAAAGGGCATAaccaataaaatttgtaaaaagatcctttgaaagcaaagaatgcaaccaagaagaataataacagactcggtttgattgagtctgttcataagaggtaatgaaatgtgcaacacctctcacgccccctagcaccggcttaagcggaactcaatTACACGTATGTTGAGTATGTTGattggactccatgatcccaaaggaccagaaaatataacaacactaaatccaagcCAAAAGGAAAATCAAGGCTGCAGATACAATAGGAACAGCCGAGTTAAAAGAACGCAGCCCCCAAGCCTACATCACTTTCCATCAAAACAAACAGACATCCTAAAGTagtgtttgtatatatatttcacacCAAAATACGTAGATGAAACTTAATAAGGAACACATTTGGGATATATGTATGAGACAAAAAGGAGTAAAagagagaaaataagaaaaaataatcaacgaaatgcctttcatACTTACTGGAGACAAGaacataaaagtaaaattataagaGTATGAGAATATATCAAATGTTCAAACaaagtcaaaagtttaattagaACTAAATCCTTTTTCAGGAgaagcataaatatataaatgctttTCTAACTTCCGGTGACAAAAAACATGGTGGTTTCTTTCTTAACTaacaaagaaaatgtagttttttttcaTCGTATAGCCCGGAGATAATGAGGGACAGTATCATCAAGAAGTTCAAAAATGTTGTCGATCTACTGACTTAACTACATAGCTACTTTTTAACCGTAAATCATCGGTATTTATAAAGCAGTGACTGTCTGAATAAAAATCCATTGTGTTTTGATTTTGAAACTCCGCCATTCAATAAAAACAAGCGCATCAATAAACGAATGCGCCATAAATCCTCACCAGGCTTCATCCGTATTCTTAAAAAACCGAAACCTGAAAGTATAAGTGAAAGTGAGGACTCTGGAGTATTTCGAACCATTACGATTCTACCGATACCGAAGCACTTGATAATAATCTATCCGAGCATTTGGCCACCCCACCCCCTCCAGATATCATGAGTTCCTTTCTACCAGAAGAGCAGCATGTGATTTGTTTTGAAAGTAGAAAACGGTGGTTAAAATAGATCGCATTTGATTGGTTATCCGGTATTTTTTCCTGAGGAGCAGTGGGAAAAATGTATGACATGATGTTAAAAGAGCTTCCAAAAGAAAAACTATGTCCAATCGCCTAAAATGATAGATTAAGATTTAAATGTTTACTTAATGAAATATATCGGAGCTGTCGGagaatgtatattttcaaaaatatcatttgtttACTAGTTTATCAATACGCCGTTGCTGACTTAAGTAgttctataaaataatttttatttagaaagGAAAATTTCGGATTTGTTGGggaatgtttaaattaaaaaaaaatgccgatatcaaaaacaatattgaaaataacgCACGACAGATACAAAATATTAACTAAAATGTTCGTCTGTAGTGATATTACTGGTGTTACGGCTTGTGTCAGGGTTTTGAAAGTAGTTTTATCAATTATAGGAATacaataaaccactaagaaaggGGAGCTAAAcgaattaaattaaattaaaagacGTGATCtgtaaactataaaaaaaaatccgacatCAATGTGATCACTGAAAATAACGTACGGCagcttaaaaagaaaaaagtaaataaaaattgtGTTATGTTATAAGTACTATTACGGCTTCTGTTAAGGTCCCGAAAGTTGTTTTATTATCCCCACCTGGAGGCGGAGGGATATGGTTCCGTCCGACCGAAACCATATCTATGACATGGCGTgatgtattaaaatgaaaaaaaaagtagaattgTAAATGCTGTAGGGAAATGCAACCCTGTAAGATTGCTTGAGTTAGGCAAGAGTTATCGCCCTTCGTAcatgttttattccattttctgtcaGTCGGGAGTAATATCTCAGACATGGATgtaaggatttcaataaaacatagtagaaatgttaacttctaTAGGGCAATGCGGCCctgcaagtttcatttagattggtaAAGGAAGACaaaatttatggccctttgtacttaCAAATGTAGTATTTTCTGTTCGTTTTGAGTAATATCTCAGACATGGTTTGATGGAATTCAATAAAGCGTTGTAgaaagtttcatttagattggttgaagaagacaagatttattgtctttgcaattatatatacaaacatatagTGTTTTATTCGTTTATTTGTACGTCCGGAGTCAAATTTCAAACAggatttaatgttaaatgctgtAGTGAAATGCGGTCCTGCAAGTTTCAAACAGATTGCTTGAGTAAAACCAGATGTAAAGAAATCATACAGCTGGCTTACtatggaatgtcggtggttctacccaggtgcccaccagtgatgaaataatgtacggaggggcacctggggtcttcccccaccatcaaagctcgAAAGCCGctatatgacctacaattgtgtcggttCCACGTAAAccgaacaaaacaaaaattattttgctATGGGATATTGTGACAAAGCttagtgctgttatattttctggtcctttgggatcatggagtacactcATTTATACttaaatagaattccgcttaagtctgTGCTAgtggtgtgagaggtgttgcacatttcattacctctcatgagcagactcatcaaaccgggtctgctattattttgcttggtttccAAAGGAACATCTAACAGGTTTTATTAGTACATAGAAAGCCTTTTTGGAAACTGTTGACTATTATGCGTTATGAACACTGGGGTCAAGGTTAAGGTCGCTGTTACTAACAACAGAAGAATTGTTTCTGCTCATTAACTTTACTACGGGATAGGGTATCGCATCCATACTTGGAACTTAGGAAGCTTGCATGTAGACCATGGTCATATATATAGTTTCAGTTGCTTAGGTCTCATGATAACTTCAGTTAGGAATGAAGTAAGCAGACCAAACCTGGTAAACAGGTAACTTTCACTGAgattgatgtttttgtttcattttaggtaTCAAGGTCATTGTTggtaaatatagaaaaatggatttcaatcaataatttagaatgaatagctttcaaaaagactgaaattcagTTGCTTTTAAGTATTTTTGCAGACAGAGAATGCTTCTTCAAGGGTAAAACCTTTTTATATGTTACCTTTTATTATCCAATTTACTGAACTTGATTGTTGACTGCAGTAATATACTATACCACTGTCTTTAAAGAGAGAGAGTCAAACGAATGAAATATAAGAAATTTGAGTTGTTAGCCGCCATTTGCAAtttcttagtttaaacatattttatttctttcgatAAAGTTACATAGTCAAAATACATGTGCAAAATACGTTTGTGAAATgttggattggaaaacaagcaaGTAAATGCTTATATTAATGCAATTTCTTagaagaaatattatatattttcctaCGTTAACTCTCTTTTATCATCAGTTACTAAGGTAAAAAGCAACAGTATGCAGGCGCATAACTAGACTTGAAATGATACTGAAACCCACCGAAGGCAAAGAATATGGGCATACAtccctgaatattttttttcttttctccatGCAGTTTCctgcatttaacattttttgctCATTTTGAGtaattttaaatgtacaaatcaAATTTATATTGAAGTTAAGACTTCAACACATTTAAATTTCGTCTCGCTATGCGCCTTGTTTACAGCAAACAAAAGTAGTTTGAACATACCGCCAACATCTGCAAAATTCAGTGAAGCCTGAAGGTCTGTTCTGTAGGTCTTTTTGCACTAAATTTGTAGATTTTCAGGTATATTCGTGTACAGCCTAGCAAAAACTGTCACTGAATCAAAAAATCACAAAACAGTTTATTGCCGAGCAGGTAAACAAATATTCCGTTTTCTCATCCAGTACGCTGTCCTGTCCGATTCCAACTACACTTTGAATGAAGCATTTTCCGCATTCGTTAAGTCGTTGTCACCAGGTACTATGAAGAGATTCTTTTCATACGCTTCAGTAACATGAAAAATAGCACTTTATCCTTGACAAGAATGAATATAAATCCAGTATTTGTTTCCGAAACAACACAAATCCTTTCTTCGCTCAGAGTATTTTTCGATCATGGCGGCCGTATCAATACTTGACATTTAATATTACTCCGCTACTATTAcgtaaaaaagttatttacataCGTTGCAATAGATATTTTTTACTGTAGAACAtatcatattaaacaaagaaatgaaTTAATCATGGGTTTTGGTGGAAAATATTCCTAGCAAATATGTTTGTTGCCGATATATTTTTGGCATATTTTATTTGGGTATTGGTATTTGATCACTTGTGCTTTGGTCTGTATATTTGGGGCTACCATTGGGAAACATTTAATCGAATAAGATGAAAAGTGCCAGTTTATTTGTCTTATTGTTGcggaaaagcataaaataaaaagaaaatatgtttgtttttttgtgtaagatgtaattttatttcatcGAGTGAACTTCGAAAATAGTATTCTCACTCGTGGCTTCGCCACTCGTGGAATACTATTTTCGAAGCTCACTcgatgaaataaaatttcatcttacacaaaaacaaacaaatatcctctatttataatAGGTTTTTAAAACTTCTACGAAAAGTAAAACTTTCAAAATGCTCGACGGGACGGTATTATTAttaaaccagatttatatagcgccattttcTTGTTCAAAGGCGtttttcaaaggcgctttacatagcagCCACTCATAACGCCAAAGTCATCCTCATATCGCTCTGTGAGACAAAGCCTCATGAATAGAGAAAGAGAGAGAAATCAatacaggcctgtctggctaacttagcctagctaaTTCCGAGTAGACAGTCTGGTGTATAGCATCGATACGCgagaagccgtctttcctggaaagaaccagtactggcctcttagttaagTGGGTGACACTCAAGAACATCTCAGAAAGTTCCattgcctggaccgggattcggaccccggacctcttgattgacagtcaagcgtgttaccactagaccaccggtccaCCTATTTCGATAGGATTTTtgtctaaaaacaaagaaaaagacgAAGCCATCGAATCCAATTGAGACAGATTTGAACTTGCTTTCTGTACGAGCAATTATGATCTAATTGTGATTTCTTGGGCAAGGTGAGAACCAGTGTCGTTTTGGGCTGTCGAAAGGAATTTCATCTTTAGGACTTTCGAATCTCTCCTCGAAGATTTGTTTATAGTTATGTTTTACAATCTGTCGACCTgcctattttattttctgataaagACGCCatgaattttattcatttattaacaaTAAGACGAAATTTTAAAGTAACTGAGAACGTCCAATATGTTTCCGAAAATCCTATCCAATTTCTACATGATCAGTGAACTATAATTTAATACAGATTGCAAATTGAACGAACAATTTCATGTATTTAGGTTACATaataccaattcagttccttctttatgcCATTTAAACAAGTAAATATGTACACCTCACTTTTCAGTACTTAAGAGCATTTCAATGCTTTGAAAACCATATATAGCCAGTTagtgttaaaataaaacatattgagATATTAACATAATCTGTTATGAAAAACAACATCCTCTGAAAATCCTCCTATGAAATTTGCTGTTTAGCTAATATgcatatgtagacattttctaaataaataaaactaaaacctgcaaatttcacaatgaaagtggtctagatcttttctcaatataaTAAGCACTAAAATTAagcccaaaaaataaaataaaataaaataaaactaccGCATCCTCATATGCTTTTATCAATTTCATTGAACTACATTTTAGATTcattcacatgtaacactgagagGTCTCTTCCTAATTGGTGTAACAAATCCTTTAGAAGGCTAAATTTTTGACGTGATCTATTCAAAGCAAAATAGTCTGACtagagtaaaactgaatttacagAAATAACCCTATCAAAATCCAATATATTAAGACTAACAGaatttaaactaaataaaaccTTTGGCCAAACAGAGGAGGTGAAACAAAACGAGATCTACTTGTCGCATTAGCTTACATGATAATATCGTTAAAagtcaaacttaaaattaaaagtttagtGAAGTATGGATTTTACCCGGTCTAATTAGGTGACATCtgcgaaataaaaaaatgtccaaTGGTATGGTCTTGATCACCAGAACAGAACATAACTTTAttctttcttatatttacattatatttcctttccatttgtaaacaagattaaattattattgcacatattttgtttgatataattGTTTGATATAACATTTAAACCAGCTTCCTGGCCAttttcaccagacggaacaactgcgacgtcatcttaGGAACGtcctccctgactatacgcggacgtcgtcaaacgcgttgacgtaactttcgcgcctttccttttgctgttcaaaCGAAATGAACCTCAAAATTTTCAAGGGAAAAAAATAGAGCGAATGTAAATAGATAGCTATATATACAGCATGTAGTAATAAACTGTCATAAGCAAAAAGTAATGCATAAATTGAGAGTTGTTCTAAAGTTACTGTAATACATGCACTAGGATCTTGTTGTAAATATAGTTCGACGTCATTAATgaacaaagaaaataacaaaGGGGACATTACTAGTATCTCCCCTTTTAACAATCCTTTATCACAATTGAATACATCagatatatcatttaaatgtttaacacatagtttaactttattataaagtGAACGTATAACATTAAACAATCTACCTTTTACTCCATTTCTGATGAGTTTAAAccaaggtgacctatgttttatcatgttgcataatagttacgtaataatttcccgtatattacttaaaacagcaacttcagtgacaaagAGCCGCGTCCCCTAAGAATTTATAATAGATGTCATTCAaatcggagaaaaatatatacaacagctttttgaagtttgaagaaaaaatcTCCTTCGAcggataaaataaaagaaacaatgacatttcaaaatgtaattcacaaggtgtatatttgttttgtgtgtgGATCTATACATGAcatctgacgaaaataagaataaagccggCTTCTCAGGTATGATATGATTAATAACAAATCTTATCAAGGCATTATATGCAATAAATTGTGTGATCAAAAATCTTCTTTattgtggcaaaacaattcgtattATAATTAATGTAGGTTTCAGTTTTTTGCGACACGTAAAGAGCGCAAGcgcattaaaattaaaacatccgGTAAAACATCATGGCaatcaatagctttgaaaatccgtctataggttataacacactaaatagttgttgttctttattctatataaaattgacctatttccaatgaccgcagcacacatcaggacccattttaaatgtctgtaacttagattttcttgaagaatattgtcagtgctaactaaaaatcaaaagaaaagtgggggtcatgtttgatgcaagaaaaataatttcagtcaaacacataaactgcaaaatcagctaaaatgagaccccaaattatactggtggtgtatgatctaagtttccattaAAACTGttgtcatgtttttatttcattatgaaaatgctacctacatgtcaagcatagatctgtcatgtgattttagcaaaaatattgcaaagaaaataaggaaaatagttctacagagcaataaaaaaactgaggactatttgtatccgccattatgcgactaccatttttttcgcgccatttttctatttagtgtctgtatgcctatatgCTATCGAGCGGTTTTGCTCTAACCCTTATGCTGGgtacaattgattctgcctttgcgaccagtgtagatcatgatcagcctgtagatctgtgcagtctgatcaagatctgcactgtttgccatttagttagtatctttttggtgatTTACCcatttaatagttaatggtactgtccaaattgaaagattgacaagttcattatagaaatttagcagggtaagggctaaggGTTTGAATTCTTGAACGTTTGAATTCCATTTAAATCTTTTGGATTTTTCAAACTATCTAAACGTGTCCCACCTAAGCAGCTAGATCATAACCAGCTACCGACAACTGAAAGGTTATATAACCAATGGATAATGTTTAAGGCAAAGAAAAGATTTGGATTTAGTCttgttatatgttctggtcctttgagaaTATTCAATTTATTGATATGATTGAGTTCCACTTAAAACGGTGTATAGGGTCGTGAGAGGTATTCCGCATTTTTATTTCTTCTCATACACAGACTCAATCCAACCGACTCTGTTATCATTTTCCTTGGCTGCGTTCTGTAATTGTAATCCTTTTATCGATTTTACTTGAAATGAATACTTTGTGTTTCCTCgatgttaaattcaaatcaacTACAATGTTAGCTGAAACCAACACAACTTAATTTTTCATATACATTGTAATTGTGTTACGGTGAAAATTTGTTTATAAGCAAAGTACCAATTTGTCCTGTCGAAGGATTGATTCTCGTATATGATATTCCTACGGTGACTCTGAGAAAACGCCAAGGGCCTATGTCGATCCTCTGGTTGATGTGAATAAACGGCTTAAGCATAATATGGAAAGTGACTTCTTCTCGGGCGACATGTGGTATTCCACGTCTTCCATTCTATATCATACTAAACTAAAGTTGTCTGTAAAATACATATGCCCAAAGATGGACCACCTGAGGCAAGAGGGTAAGTAATTTTGTacgatgtgaccttgacctttgacaaaatgaaataaaagacagTAGGCGCCATGTACAGACTATGCCATCCCGCTTAGCTGAGTAGGGAGaatgcagatctacggatcgcggggtcgagttcgatcctcgggcaaaGCGTATGTTTTCTTTGacgaattgataaaagacattgtgtctaaaataatTCCTCCTCAACccctgattcaagtggggaagttggcagttacttacggagaacaggtctgtactggtacagaatccaggaacaaagGTTAGGTGcacgtcgttacataactgaaatactgttgaaaacgacgttaaaccctaaacaaaccAACAAACGTATATTGACTACAAGCAACCACCTTAGGAGAAGCGTGCTTTACTTATTAAGCATAAACTGTTTACTGTATCCTGACAATttacttactgacctcaaaattaataggggtcatctactgaccacagcaAATCATCTTTTGAAGTTAATGACAGTTCTTTAGTCATTGAGCGGAAATTATTTTAAGTcccaaggtcactgtgacctttgacctactgatccaaaAACAATTTGAACCATATATAAACTACAAACAGTCATGCTATGAATTGTGACGACTTCCTATTTATTTTCTGTCTCAAAGGTACTgcgaacttgacctttgatccactgATCAACAGAATGATCgggttatctactgaccacatcCTATTAAGTGTGACAAAGGTAGGTCAAAACGGTCTATAGCTATTAAATAGAaagcattttcagtctcaaggtgactgtggccttgacatttgacatactgaccccagAACAATAGTGGTTATCTACTGATGATATACATTCCTCCCTCTGAGGAGGGTTTTGTTCTTTCgcttctttttattcttttgtcAGTTTCTTTTAGCTTATGCTAATTGTGGAGAAAGGTTGAGCTTGTTTGAATCatgagtccgcttcctgaaaaacACAAAAACTGGTGTGATATGAGAAGGCTTGGTCGTAACCCAGTTGGGCCCGAACTCAGTACCTTCGGGTAAATTGGCCGACACATTAAccagttttttgttttatattttcagtttgacCATTGATCTCCTGATCAACAAATCAATCTTTGAATTTGGTTATTGCAGACTCAATCATTTTCGATATCAAAAACCGTTTCAGTCTAAAAACAAGTTTCTGTTTTTGAGTAACCTGCTTTGCGATGTATGGTTCTGACTGGTTGTTATGCTCAAAGCTTCCAGGAAGTTTATTCTTACTTTACATCTTTATATTTCGAGGTAAATCAGACATTGGTATGTGATGTGCTGATTCACAAAACAACAGGAGACAGCTACTGACC carries:
- the LOC123545367 gene encoding uncharacterized protein LOC123545367, whose amino-acid sequence is MDALRKMTICYTIWTLIMLRIGAGSVQINSPRAVFHLVREKYLQKQIGSIAEISRNGLHDTEQDTSIIKVENKVWNHSDVSHLIKKSRRQADGGDNKVAFYVVLSTDVADLGDDQTIPFDQVILDEGNAFGTVFHAFACPVTGVYLFRSALMCEANSHIETEVVKDGFPFFRMYSSGIKTSYQYDQGFNAGITKCEMNQRVWVRVNGNLGTSVRHLFTTFSGYLLWETGASQTAVSTNANSINVAFHSYLGKNINDLESKQTIPFDKLLLNEGDGYENNTRHEFTCPVDGIYMFQSSVFSNFGAIETEIVKDGDQFVRIYAAASGESNLQHDQGFNAGIIHCNKGQNVWVQARQGASIMQYQYTTFSGYLMWAIEEASAIPEKAGRAHDMDPTQVVFHSYLSTGVASIGEKLTVPFDKVSVNEGSGFDIGFHTFICPVNGIYVFQSAIMVNASQIETDIVKNESSFSNMFAGVGNYFDQGYNSGIVNCSFNERVWVWVGSPTGTSINYHNTTFSGFLLWGNTGQK